From the genome of Muricauda sp. SCSIO 64092, one region includes:
- a CDS encoding DNA alkylation repair protein, whose translation MAYKQLKLWFDRDLAVLLADKLLSNGVQFDKDAFVHIATQELDDLELKGRVEYIADALYQHLPFDYQEAISKLVAILGPENEKETGMFKEFYWVMPIAKYVEKYGLVDFDVSMHAIYEITKRNTGEYTIRPFLEKHPEKTLSLLEQWAKDPNKHVRRLASEGVRPRLPWAAKLDQFIQDPSSILPILENLKDDPSKYVQKSVANCINDVLKDNTEVGKTLIESWVPNASKERKWIIKHALRNLVKANADWAVKIVAQ comes from the coding sequence GTGGCTTACAAACAACTCAAATTATGGTTTGACCGGGACTTGGCAGTACTATTGGCCGATAAACTGCTAAGCAATGGAGTTCAATTTGACAAAGATGCTTTTGTCCATATCGCTACCCAGGAACTGGATGATCTGGAACTCAAAGGTCGCGTCGAGTATATCGCTGATGCGTTGTACCAGCATCTGCCCTTTGATTATCAAGAGGCAATTTCAAAACTAGTTGCCATTCTTGGACCGGAAAATGAAAAGGAAACGGGCATGTTCAAGGAGTTTTACTGGGTGATGCCCATTGCCAAATATGTTGAGAAATATGGTTTGGTCGATTTTGATGTTTCCATGCACGCCATTTATGAAATTACCAAACGCAATACCGGGGAATACACCATTCGTCCCTTTCTGGAAAAGCATCCTGAAAAAACCCTAAGTCTTCTGGAGCAATGGGCAAAGGACCCCAACAAACATGTCCGGCGATTGGCCAGTGAAGGGGTACGTCCGCGATTGCCCTGGGCAGCAAAATTGGACCAATTTATCCAGGACCCCTCGTCCATTCTCCCCATTTTGGAAAACCTTAAAGACGACCCCAGTAAATATGTGCAAAAGTCTGTGGCCAATTGCATCAATGATGTTTTAAAGGACAATACTGAAGTTGGAAAAACACTGATTGAAAGTTGGGTGCCCAACGCCTCCAAAGAACGGAAATGGATTATAAAACATGCCCTACGGAATTTGGTGAAGGCCAATGCGGATTGGGCAGTTAAGATTGTGGCACAGTAG
- a CDS encoding nucleoside hydrolase, protein MRYPVLFFVLLGMLFGHAQKRQVIVDADTGNEVDDLYALVRILLEPKVEVTALNAAHWQTSHWAEPRSMENSHRLNQQLLGELGLEVKTLRGAMARMYDWGDRAQHSAAAYEIIKQAKANEQITILALGALTNVASAVLIEPEIAKKLNVYWLGTTMDFNSGVLKRNDFNPMMDPFALDYLLDSEVKLSIMPVSVAVAMEIAYKDLSREIGNYDIGRFLLKRWDGHLDGSRKSRVLWDLALVAAYINPNFAETERITTSRDSGKRPITFYKSIDANAIYQDFYTTLLSFEKE, encoded by the coding sequence ATGCGATACCCCGTTCTTTTTTTTGTGCTGTTGGGAATGCTTTTTGGGCATGCGCAAAAACGGCAGGTCATTGTAGATGCCGATACGGGCAATGAAGTCGACGATCTGTACGCCCTTGTCAGAATTTTACTGGAGCCCAAGGTTGAAGTTACGGCCTTAAATGCTGCCCACTGGCAAACCAGCCATTGGGCCGAACCGCGTTCCATGGAGAACAGTCATCGATTGAATCAGCAACTATTGGGCGAATTGGGATTGGAGGTAAAAACCCTTCGCGGCGCAATGGCACGTATGTACGATTGGGGGGATCGTGCCCAACATTCTGCGGCCGCCTACGAAATCATAAAACAGGCCAAGGCAAATGAACAAATTACCATTCTGGCTTTGGGCGCATTGACCAATGTCGCCTCCGCTGTGTTAATTGAACCCGAAATTGCCAAAAAACTGAATGTATATTGGTTGGGAACAACAATGGATTTTAATTCCGGAGTCTTAAAACGAAATGATTTCAACCCCATGATGGATCCATTTGCTTTGGATTATCTATTGGATTCAGAGGTTAAGCTTTCCATTATGCCCGTAAGTGTGGCCGTTGCCATGGAAATTGCATATAAAGATCTTTCCAGGGAAATTGGAAACTATGATATAGGGCGGTTTTTACTAAAACGTTGGGACGGACATTTGGACGGTTCCCGAAAAAGTAGGGTATTGTGGGATTTGGCATTGGTCGCGGCATACATCAATCCCAATTTTGCTGAAACAGAACGTATTACCACTTCCCGTGATAGTGGTAAACGTCCAATTACCTTTTACAAAAGCATTGATGCCAATGCGATTTACCAAGATTTTTACACTACCCTGTTGTCTTTTGAAAAGGAGTAG
- a CDS encoding TIGR03915 family putative DNA repair protein, translated as MKNATMDSRLHGNDKKTTLIYDGSFNGFLTAVFIAFEEKLNVADIQKNGQAQNGLFSENETIFTNVDKAKRVWNGVRAKSYNAISNIYFAFLSETEGVERLLFEYIKKLMAQKGKQADFSDGTVLYISQLARKVGREKHRMEAFVRFQLTKDTIYFANIEPDFDVLPLISKHFRNRYADQQWLIYDVKRRYGIFYDLEGVEIVSLNLDKIHFNRTRKSKAFTDGEYEYQDLWNNYFKSTHIKSRINRKLHTQHIPKRYWKYLSEKKAV; from the coding sequence ATGAAAAACGCAACAATGGATTCCCGCCTACACGGGAACGACAAAAAAACCACACTCATTTACGACGGGAGCTTCAACGGCTTTCTTACCGCTGTTTTCATTGCCTTTGAAGAAAAATTAAACGTGGCGGACATTCAAAAGAACGGTCAGGCCCAAAATGGACTGTTTTCAGAGAACGAAACCATCTTTACCAATGTGGATAAGGCCAAGCGGGTGTGGAATGGGGTCCGTGCCAAAAGCTATAATGCCATTAGCAACATTTACTTTGCCTTTTTAAGTGAAACCGAAGGCGTGGAACGGCTTCTTTTTGAATACATCAAAAAATTGATGGCCCAGAAGGGAAAACAGGCCGATTTTTCCGATGGAACCGTTCTGTACATTTCACAGTTGGCCAGAAAAGTGGGACGCGAAAAACATCGTATGGAAGCCTTTGTCCGTTTTCAGTTGACCAAGGACACTATTTATTTTGCCAATATAGAACCGGACTTTGATGTATTACCACTAATATCCAAACATTTTCGAAATCGGTATGCCGACCAGCAATGGTTGATTTATGATGTAAAGCGACGTTATGGGATTTTTTATGATTTGGAAGGGGTAGAAATCGTTTCCCTGAACCTGGACAAAATCCATTTTAACCGTACCCGAAAGAGCAAGGCCTTTACGGATGGGGAATACGAATATCAAGACCTTTGGAACAATTATTTTAAAAGTACCCACATTAAATCGCGAATCAATAGAAAATTACATACGCAACATATCCCTAAACGCTATTGGAAGTACCTCTCTGAGAAAAAGGCTGTCTAG
- the deoD gene encoding purine-nucleoside phosphorylase — protein MSVHLEAKDGEIAPTVLLPGDPLRAKWIAETFLEAVFCYNQVRGMLGYTGTYKGKKVSVQGGGMGIPSTLVYCNELVKEYGVKQIIRVGSAGSYQADVQLNDIVVAMAASTDSNVNASRFPHANYAPTASFELFQKAIRYATERNIPIKAGNILSSDIFYDDNPDYYKKWADYGILCVEMETAGIYTLAAKYGIEALTLLTISDSLVTKEQLSHKEREASFKVMAELALSLL, from the coding sequence ATGTCCGTACATCTTGAAGCCAAAGACGGGGAAATTGCCCCAACAGTATTGTTACCTGGAGATCCGTTGCGTGCCAAATGGATTGCAGAGACCTTTTTGGAAGCGGTCTTTTGCTACAATCAAGTTCGCGGTATGTTGGGCTATACGGGAACTTATAAAGGAAAAAAGGTATCCGTACAGGGCGGTGGAATGGGGATTCCCTCCACCTTGGTGTATTGCAATGAACTCGTCAAAGAGTATGGGGTAAAGCAGATTATTCGTGTAGGCTCCGCAGGTTCCTATCAAGCGGATGTACAGCTCAATGATATTGTAGTGGCCATGGCGGCCTCCACGGACTCCAATGTGAATGCTTCCCGATTTCCCCATGCCAATTATGCGCCAACAGCCAGTTTTGAACTGTTTCAAAAGGCCATTCGCTATGCTACGGAACGGAATATTCCTATAAAAGCGGGGAATATCTTGTCCTCGGATATTTTTTATGACGACAACCCCGACTATTACAAAAAATGGGCAGATTATGGTATACTCTGCGTGGAAATGGAAACGGCCGGTATCTACACCCTGGCCGCTAAATACGGCATAGAAGCATTGACCCTATTGACCATTTCGGATTCTTTGGTGACCAAGGAACAATTAAGTCATAAGGAACGCGAGGCTTCGTTTAAAGTGATGGCCGAACTGGCCTTATCCTTACTTTAA
- the deoC gene encoding deoxyribose-phosphate aldolase, whose product MDLAPYIDHTLLKPQATEGDIKKLCQEAIVYEFKAVCVNGCYVELAVDQLQGQATQIATVIGFPLGAMTTEAKIFEAKDAVNKGADEVDMVLNVGWLKSGRDANVQHEIAQIKQGIREKVLKVILETCYLTDDEKKRACHLAVTAGADFVKTSTGFGSGGATLDDVRLMKSIVGDKALIKASGGIRDRSAALQYIELGVSRIGTSSGPILVKT is encoded by the coding sequence ATGGATTTAGCACCATATATTGACCATACCCTTTTAAAACCTCAAGCTACCGAGGGCGATATTAAAAAACTGTGTCAAGAGGCCATTGTCTATGAGTTTAAGGCCGTTTGTGTAAATGGCTGTTATGTGGAATTGGCGGTAGACCAACTGCAGGGGCAGGCCACCCAAATAGCAACGGTCATTGGGTTTCCTTTGGGAGCCATGACCACGGAGGCAAAAATCTTTGAAGCAAAAGATGCCGTGAATAAGGGCGCGGACGAAGTGGATATGGTCCTCAATGTTGGCTGGTTAAAGTCCGGAAGGGATGCCAACGTACAGCATGAAATCGCCCAAATTAAGCAAGGGATAAGGGAGAAGGTATTGAAGGTCATTCTGGAGACCTGTTATCTGACCGATGATGAAAAGAAAAGGGCCTGCCACCTTGCGGTAACTGCAGGTGCCGATTTTGTAAAAACATCCACAGGTTTTGGTTCCGGCGGGGCCACTTTGGACGATGTTCGGTTAATGAAATCCATTGTGGGCGATAAAGCCCTAATAAAAGCGTCCGGAGGCATTCGGGATAGATCGGCTGCCCTGCAATATATTGAACTGGGTGTTTCCCGAATCGGAACTTCCTCAGGACCCATTTTGGTCAAAACCTAA